The Oncorhynchus keta strain PuntledgeMale-10-30-2019 chromosome 17, Oket_V2, whole genome shotgun sequence genome has a window encoding:
- the LOC118396420 gene encoding small acidic protein-like — MSSPGNRHGTKRPGSPSEDGPTPWEAADLGDSERKQKFLRLMGAGKKEHTGRLVIGDHKSTSHVRSGAEDKRMNSELELQYQQGLDGKLSGRNRRHVGLGFSEPEPAPPSPPAESQSKAEQPASPKAPDSPSENQESPEKSPSQSPNGRTEPSAKDKKHKMAFVKSS, encoded by the exons ATGAGTTCTCCAGGGAATCGACACGGGACAAAAAGACCTGGCTCTCCAAGTGAA GATGGACCTACACCATGGGAAGCTGCAGACCTGGGGGATAGTGAGAGAAAGCAGAAGTTTTTGCGGTTGATGGGTGCAGGGAAG AAAGAGCACACTGGGCGCCTAGTCATTGGAGATCACAAGTCAACATCCCATGTCCGCAGTG GGGCGGAGGACAAGAGGATGAACTCTGAGCTGGAGCTGCAGTACCAGCAGGGGCTGGACGGGAAGCTGTCAGGCAGAAACAGGAGACATGTCGGCCTGGGCTTCAGTGAG CCTGAACCAGCCCCACCTTCCCCACCTGCAGAAAGCCAAAGCAAAGCAGAGCAACCAGCCAGTCCCAAAGCCCCAGACAGCCCTTCGGAAAACCAGGAGTCACCAGAGAAATCCCCTTCACAGAGCCCAAACGGCAGGACAGAGCCCAGCGCAAAAGACAAGAAACACAAAATGGCCTTTGTGAAGTCATCCTAA